AGTCTGTGGATCATGTGGGTCCTCTTTGTCTGAACTTGAATTTTTCTCTTGGTCAGAGAgaacctcctcttcttcctcctccccctttacTTTTTTCTCCTCGTGTTCCTGACAACCATGTTGTTGTTGGGgctctgaaaaaaaatgttattagatctttaaaaaaagttttaaaattgAACACTCAACCTTCCCACGCCCTTTCCTTCATTGTTAGGATTGTGTcccacatttatttttaccacTCTATCCATTAAATAATCTTTCCATAGTTTTAATTAAACATTGCCGTTTTTCACTTACCTGTCCTGTGTAGTATTAGGTCAGGTTGCAAAACGGTATCCAGGAGTCTGCGCTGACGGTTGATGACGCCTTCGTACTCTAAGACCGCTTTTTCAAATTCTCGGAATATTTCATCAGCGGCCGATTTCAGTCTGTGGTTGAGAAAATGTCTGAAACGCAAAACTGAAGGCATTATTGCTTCAAAAAACTTTTTGTACCCGATTCGTAAGTAACTAGTCACTTCCGCAGTTTGCTTCTGGAGTTTACTTCCGCTGAGTGTCACACAAATTATGTTCGACAGAGTGCAAGTGAAGTCACAACAAACTATTCCGCTTCCGGTTACCAGAGttttaattgatgacaattgttttgtttttgcgtATTTAAATATTAACGGTCAGTTATTTTGACCATGCTGCTACATTTAACTGTTTCGAAGACAATAGTGTTGTATAAACCACAAAACGGAGTATAAAGTAGTTAAAAcgaaaataaaatcacaataaatgaGTATATAACAGCCTCAATGCTGTTAAACAGGCAGCATTTTTTACTTATTACCAAAGAGATTAAATATTTATGCATGTAATATTTTATTCTGTACAGGTATGAGGTAAATGCATGTAAGACTTCCATATGAGACATGAGAATACAAAAAACACCTGCCTCATATGACGACATTTAGTTTTGATACCAtccttatattttatattattttcttgccaaatcattttttttaaattacacaacAAAGCTTTATTCTTAGATGAAACATGACATAATGAAAAAgtagtgttttatttaaatgataGATTGCATTATTGTGATGTTACTGTTAAAATGACATCCATCCTATTTCATCCTATTTCAAACTTCAAAGTGTCAGTCTAACCAACAAGTCTAAGAAACAGCTCCcaaatatgaaaatgtttatGTTACTGTTACAATtacaaaatacagaaataatatCAAAACAAAGGGCACGGTGCAGAAAATCTAGCTGTCAGTATGTTCAAGTCTTAATTCTTCTTCTATTAATGAGTTCAGCTGAAACCTCTTGCACATACAAGGTCATTCTCCTTTATGGGATGCGATATGTTTCTGATAGTGTGACGCGACAAAGTATCCCTTCCCACAGGTGTCACACTGGTATggcattgtgtctgtgtgggttctcaGGTGGACTGACAATCCACCGCGTGATCTGAAATCCTTCCCACACACTTTGCAAGATAATGACACTTCACTTGTATGAgtccttgtgtgttttttccagtgTGACCACTGACAAAAGCTTTGCCCACACGTGGCACAAAGAtaaggcttctcacctgtgtgtatCCTCATGTGCTTCTTCAGAGAAGCAGTGTCCGCAAATCTGTTTGCACATATGCTGCAGGAATACagcttctctcctgtgtgtgttctcatgtgCCGGTTCAGAGCTGACAAGTCTGTGAATTTACTCACGCAGAATTTGCAAGAAtacggcttctcacctgtgtggattctttTATGGACTTTCAATACCGTGGAGTTCCCAAAGCTTTTACCACAGATGATACAAGAATACGGCTTCTCACCGGTGTGCATTCTTTTATGAATTGTCATTGCGGATTTTTGGCTGAATCCTTTGCCACAGAAGTtacaagaatatggcttctcacccgTGTGCATCCTCTGGTGTCTGATAAAGTTGTAATTATCCTTAAATATCTTCCCACACGTGTcacattttaaagattttttgcCTGTGTCAGAATTACAGGGCATATTGAGCATGGCATAGTTGACTGCACTAACACTCTGAGTCATGTTGGTGTGATGTGGATTTGTTTCAGTTGTTGTAGTGGGTTCCGAGTCTCCATGTGTTTCTTCACTGTGATCACAGCTGTTAGCTGAATGGGTGCTGTGAGGGAGGAGCTTGTGGTTACTGTCTGGTTCTGCCACCTCAGAGTTTTTACATGGTACATTGTCAACAAGCTCTTTCTCTGTTGCACTCTGAGTTTCTTCAGGAACAAAGTGCAGAGACTCATCTTCACTATGATCATCGTCGTCATATGCTATGGTCAGCATAACAACATCAGGCTCCTGCTTCAGTACAAGCTGCTCTCTGTCCTGACTGATGCAGAGTTCCTCTTGTTCATCTTTAATCTGTGGAGGATCTGGCTTCAAAAAGCAGTTCCtctcctggttacagagctttTGGTCAGAGTGATCgtcttcctttctctctgcttTACATACTTGCTGCTGTGAAAGTTCTGGAGAGAGAAGGGAATCAAGAAACAAGTCTTACAGCACcgaaaacagacagcacatcTCTCACGCTGTTAAAATGAAGACGCCCCCACACCAGGATCAAATGTTCTTTTAAATGCCCACCTTTCAATTTAAAGAGATACCTACGTAATATTTACAAGTATCCACCATGAACATCATTCTCCATTAAACTTTTACAAACCTGTTAAGATTGACTTCACTCCTGGTTCCACAGGGCTGCGCTGACGGCTGATCTCTTCCTCGTACTCGATGAGTGTTTCTTCGAAAACTTTGAATAtttcttcagcagcagctgttaacCTCTCCCTGACAAACAGTCTGAAACATCCAACTGAAGGCATTGTTCagagtttaaaatgttttttgttcgACGCTACCGACCAATTTCCTCTTTACTTTCTCATCTGGTGCCACACTGTTTTGGTCCCGTGGAGAACCAGATGATCTGATTTTTGTTTCCGCTTCCGTCgcggtgcattaccgccacctagcttgtatatagaaaagatttagtcatcattttaacatttaaaaatgataaattaaaaaaaaagatttaaatgaATGAGTTTAAGGACATACACTGTTAAAGGATTTCTAACAGTTACAACGGATTAACTATGTGGCTAAATTCTTTAGGGCCAAATACAGTTACCTCAAAACTTTTGTCTGAAAACATTAATCCTGGCCTTTATGGAGACTGTCTCATGTTTGATTACTGACCTATTTCAGCTAGCGTCATGTAAAACGCAATACAAATAATGTGTTTCCTAATATGACACTGACTCAGAAGAAATACATGTGACttaagcattttatttttatactcAAGTGGATCATATTTTTGATAATGATGATATTAAACAGATCATGAGTCATTTAATTGAGAAAGCAGGAAAGTGACATGCTACAGTCAGCACCACTAGAAGGGCAGCTTCAGCATAAACGTTTACAACTTGTGCAACAAATCTCTTCTTTGTACTTGAGCATTTTCAATTCTCTGAATATTtctttagcagcagcagcaggtagtcAAGCTTTAAAACACTCAACTGAAGGTGTTTTGTAGTCCAGAACATATACCAGAACAATTTTTATGTTTACAACCACTGGTGTCACAGTGTAAACATCCAGGGCTTGTAGATCAGCTGATGTTCAATAGACAGTCTCTATTAATGGTACTTTAACATATAACATCTTTGTTAAAGACTTCACAAGCCCGTGTTTGTAAAACTTGGAATTTTTACGTTATCATCTTACACTTTTATTCGTTGAAGAAATATATGACATCAAATAACAAAGCACAAATTTCATTGCCCTTGTTCATTTAGGCACAAATCATTGTGTGCATCACTATGATCATACTGTTGATAACTTTGCAGTCACACCGACCATCCAGTTTAAAAATAAGTTAATAATCTAAATAATCAGAACTGAAAGAACTTCTCTcattaataaaataatgataatgcataaaaaaatatatgttctTTGACTCAGAAGCCAAAAAgcaaatttaattaattaacctataaataacaacatattgaaaatgaaacacacataaaaacagtaACCAGTAACAGCCAACATGGTTGACCCAACACCGCTAGAACTGAGGTTCAACAACAGTTCAAATTCCAGTTGTAAAACTGAGGTAATGCGTAAAAAAGTAATCATTTCCATTTCCAGGATGTTCATATCTTTCCGATATTTTCAACACACATCTCTGTAAATTCTTACGTGTTTTGTCCATAAACCCCAACAACAATCTACCGGTAAATCCAATGTCATTTGCCTGTGTGTAGTGTTTTACACCTTTACTGCCTGAGAGCCAACAAAACACTGCATACTTTTCAAAACCTGTGTCAGACTGGTTGGGCTTCAGTGTGGGTTTTCATGTGGGCTGACAAATCACAGGAAAACTTGAAATCTTCCCCACATGTTTCACAGGAATATGAATGTTCACCTATATGaagtcttgtgtgtttttttaaatgtgtcagtTGACAAAACCTCCTGCCACACGTAGTGCACAGATAAGgcttttcacctgtgtgtgttctcatatGTCTAGTCAAAGCAGATGAGTCTGTAAATGTGTACCCGCAGATGAGGCAGTGGTactgtgcttcacctgtgtgtaTTCTCTCGTGCCTTTTCAATGTTGATGAATATGAAAATCTACTCGAACAGAtgttgcaagaatatggcttctcacctgtatgGGTTCTTTTATGACTTCTTAATCCTGATGAGTTAGTAAACAGTTTACCACAATCATtacaagaatatggcttctcatgTGTGTGGATTCTTTCATGCTTTATCAATATTGATTGGTGACTAAAACACCTTCCACAGAAGTCACAGGAATAGGGTTTTTCACCTGTGTGGACTCTTCTATGACCGATCAGCCCCGAGTTGTGAGCAAACTTTTTACCACATAATTTACAAGAATagggcttctcacctgtgtgaagTCTTTTATGAGTTTTCAGCGCACATGTCTGATTAAATCTTTTACCACAAACGTCACAAGCATATGGCTTGTCACCTGTGTGGATTATCTGGTGTCTATTCAAGTTATAACTATGTGTAAATACTTTGCCACAAATCTCACATTTATATTCAGCTGTGCGATTGTTGGAGGGGGTGTTTGGCATGGTTGTTGTGTAATGTGTACTTTGTAGACTTCTATTATTGTTTGGTTGTAGTACCTCAGAGCTTTTAACTGCTGTGTTGTCTGCAGATTCTTCCTGTGCATCACTCTGAGTTTCACCATTTTTCAAGTTCAGAGTCTGACCTTCAGCGTGGTCACCCTTCTCACAAGCAAGAGTTTGTTTATAGTCATCGCTCTGCTCCTTGTCCTGACTCATGCAGAGATCCTTTTGGTCCTCTTTAATCTGTGGACCCTCATGGTCCAAAGTGGAGTTCACTTCCTGGTTATACAGTCGCTGGTCAGTGAGCACCTTCTTCTCTTTACATCCATGTTGCAGTGGAAGCTCTAGAAGCAATCATTATTGAAATTGAATGTTTTCCGCCTTTTCTGACTTTCTGAATAACATATTCAGGTGATCATAGTTTACATACCCATCCTGGTTAACTTTACTTCAGGTTTAAAGATGctctccagcagctgctccagaCGGTTTATCTCTTCTTCGTATTCGAAGATGGTTTCTCCAAAAGTTATGAATATttcttcaacagcagcagcaagtcGATTGTAAACAAACTGTTTAAAATCTTCAAGGGAatgcattgttttttgttttgttttgtctttgtggtgTATTAACTCATAAAGTCTACAGTAGTGAAGCTAATAGCCGCTTTTTCGTTTACTTCCGCTAGTGTCACATTATTATTGTCCGGTAGTGGAATTACGCTCAAATATATTTTTCCATCTTATTCGTCCTATCGCGGTACTTAggcatatatatttatatgtccTGTAAAGCAGCAAATGATCGTATTTTATTACACATCAAACGGGCGACTGAAAATctcataattattataattgttTTAATTCCAGGGAAGCATGGAACGCTGCCTGTTTCCAGAGGGAAGCATTTAGATGCGGCAAAGCAGTGTATAGCACGTTAGCTAACTAGGCTGCTAGCCACGGCTGTGTTTAGTGCGTAAGGAGTGGAAAACTTGTTTGGCTTTAACTTCTTTCTTGGGTCAAGTTAGCTCCAGTATACGTGCAAGTTTTACACAAAGTCTAAATGGGTGCATACTACTGCTCCATATGCAGACAAACTACATTCAACGGGAAGGGACATATCTTCGGGAAAAATCACCAAAGCAGACTCCGGGTAGTTCTTCTCAAATTCCTTGAAAAGGTAATATCGTGTAATATTTACTGAAATATatcattttgtgttttgctcACGTTTCTTTCACCTTGCTGAACAAATTCAATTTGCTCAAGACATACTGTCCCTGATACTAACGTTGTGTGCAAACCATTGTCAAACAGTTATTGTTTGCTTTTATGCATTAACTAATTATAATGCTTATGCTAGTATGATGCTTTAAACACATTATCGTGTAGTAATTTCAACTGAAGTTGTACAAATCGGCCACTAGGCGGTGTAATATGGACATTTGACATTGACAGAACATTGACATAATTCAGATGAATTCAGTCTATTTGTATGACCTATGCTATTGTTAGGCTTTGTACCCCAGTcagccacaacattaaaacTACTTGCTCACTACCATAAAGGTTCCGTTTCACCTACTGTGTTTCAGGTGAAGGAAGCTCGCAGAACACTAAAAAAGCCCCAGGTAGAAAAGTTTGATTGCACTCAGCACAAGCAGACCTTCTGGTGTTACTGCTGTGCACTTGAGATTGAAAGAAATGTTACAGACGGCAACATGACTGTGCTGTATGGAGGCTTGTTGGAACACATGGCCACGTAAGTTTTGTTAACATCACAAAGGTGACAGACTGCTCGTAAACTTACTGATAAAACTGGTTTTGTCCCCTTGTTGCTGGTTaacctcttgttttttttatttcagccaGGAACATAGGAAAAATACACATACATTCTGGTGGGAAAATAAAGCAGACCCAAAGTTTAGAGACAAGGTCATCATTACAAAAGAAGAAACTGAAAAGTAGGCCCAGTGAGCCAAAACTgtatgttcatgtttttttttgtaaagattATCtccatttattattgtttatttttaggtttaaaaCAGAAGTAGCAAATGTGTTGGAATCATTTGTGGAGAAGGAGGATGAATACATTAAACAGGTAATGCAAAAACATTTTACTCTTACTCTGATTGTAATTTAGCACAGCATGCTTTGAAAACATCTTTAGAAATACTGTTGACAGTGTAgtagagaggattgaagcaaggcgtctggacttgtagagttttctagaagacgtttcgctgctcatccaagcagcttcatcagttctaactgtttggtggggaaacatggtttatatgtggttacagacctatgtgggtgggtctgggtaaaacataaaaaaaacttacaaacaatagcactaaatgtttccatacttacctgtgatgttctggctgactgggccaggtgtgtctaacgactatgaaactgccggagggggactgatggacagccctttgttcttactgtgagtatgtgtaaacttcctgggaatggatggaatcactgcattgtatgtggtagaaagatgatgtctgaggccaccacctctgttaagggaaggtttttccagcttaacatagatggcttccttgactcctctttcataccacctttcctccctgtctaaaatgtgaacattgttgtcctcaaaggagtgtcctttgtctctgaggtggaggtgaacagctgagtcttgtcctgaggaggtggctctcctgtgctgagccattcttctgtggagtggttgtttagtttctccaatgtacagatcagagcattcctcactgcactggactgcatatatcacattgctgtgtttctccctgggaatcttatccttcgggtgaaccagtctctgtctcagtgttgtcataggtttgaaatggaccgggatgtcatggttgttgaagatcctgcggagtttctctgatactcctgacacatatggaatggagatgttcttttcCTTGCcgggtgttgtccttcttcttgttgttggggggtcttgtttttgtggctgcttggatgagcaacgaaacgtcttctagaaaactctacaagtccagacaccttgcttcaatcctctctacgtatgatgacctggatgactgagaatcttcatcaacatgttgacaTTGTGACAATCTCAACTCTAGCTCACAATGTCTACCACGCCAGTGCTGCAGCATGCAGATGCTGCACATTTCTGCCATAAATCAGAGGCAAAAAGCGAATATTTCTTTTGCTTGAAAATCAAAGGTAACATTACAGTTGCATGGATTTTTTAGTAGAGAAATAAACCATGTGCCTATTTTAAACACATTAGGATGCCAGTCATTCGAGTTGTAGATATTGCATTCAGGAACATACTGGTGGGCTGACAGTGCCACTCACAGAACCACTGCACCGGCATGCATCTAAGTTCTCCTAATGAATATTTTAAACAGGCTAAAATctatttgtatgtttgtttgttttcttcctttcaTGACTGCAGGAAGCGGATCACATCCGGGCCCAGGAAAAGAATCGTCAAGaagtcatccagtctcttttaGAGGTTTGTTTTCCAAGGATGCAGTGGCAGTATCCATTACTGTGACCCTGGCTGTATGTAGTATGGTTAATCTCAGCATTCTTTTGCTAAATGCTTGTAAATACTACAGCAGGTAAATGTCAATCCACTGGCGATCCTGTTTAACTCTTAAGAATGGTCATAGCTGGTGAATTGTTACAGCATCTAGTGGGCAGGGTGGTTTTGGGAT
The genomic region above belongs to Parambassis ranga chromosome 9, fParRan2.1, whole genome shotgun sequence and contains:
- the LOC114441577 gene encoding zinc finger protein 675-like, which produces MHSLEDFKQFVYNRLAAAVEEIFITFGETIFEYEEEINRLEQLLESIFKPEVKLTRMELPLQHGCKEKKVLTDQRLYNQEVNSTLDHEGPQIKEDQKDLCMSQDKEQSDDYKQTLACEKGDHAEGQTLNLKNGETQSDAQEESADNTAVKSSEVLQPNNNRSLQSTHYTTTMPNTPSNNRTAEYKCEICGKVFTHSYNLNRHQIIHTGDKPYACDVCGKRFNQTCALKTHKRLHTGEKPYSCKLCGKKFAHNSGLIGHRRVHTGEKPYSCDFCGRCFSHQSILIKHERIHTHEKPYSCNDCGKLFTNSSGLRSHKRTHTGEKPYSCNICSSRFSYSSTLKRHERIHTGEAQYHCLICGYTFTDSSALTRHMRTHTGEKPYLCTTCGRRFCQLTHLKKHTRLHIGEHSYSCETCGEDFKFSCDLSAHMKTHTEAQPV
- the LOC114441576 gene encoding zinc finger protein OZF-like, giving the protein MPSVGCFRLFVRERLTAAAEEIFKVFEETLIEYEEEISRQRSPVEPGVKSILTELSQQQVCKAERKEDDHSDQKLCNQERNCFLKPDPPQIKDEQEELCISQDREQLVLKQEPDVVMLTIAYDDDDHSEDESLHFVPEETQSATEKELVDNVPCKNSEVAEPDSNHKLLPHSTHSANSCDHSEETHGDSEPTTTTETNPHHTNMTQSVSAVNYAMLNMPCNSDTGKKSLKCDTCGKIFKDNYNFIRHQRMHTGEKPYSCNFCGKGFSQKSAMTIHKRMHTGEKPYSCIICGKSFGNSTVLKVHKRIHTGEKPYSCKFCVSKFTDLSALNRHMRTHTGEKLYSCSICANRFADTASLKKHMRIHTGEKPYLCATCGQSFCQWSHWKKHTRTHTSEVSLSCKVCGKDFRSRGGLSVHLRTHTDTMPYQCDTCGKGYFVASHYQKHIASHKGE